Proteins from one Erpetoichthys calabaricus chromosome 11, fErpCal1.3, whole genome shotgun sequence genomic window:
- the hapstr1a gene encoding UPF0472 protein C16orf72 homolog: protein MEDKKEEGESEIQEHGPEHWFSKWERQCLAEADQEETNEEEAEQSPQKLWHLFQNSATAVAQLYKDRVCQQQGLSLWVPFQNAATAVTNLYKESVEAHQRSYDLGIQIGYQRRNKDVLAWVKKRRRTIRREDLISFLCGKAPPPRTTRAPPRLTVVSPNRAPSTETSSSVETDLQPFREAIALHGLSGAMASISVRSSTPGSPTHVSSGSNPSRRRNGLHDVDLNTFISEEMALHLDNGGTRKRTSAQCDVIIDSPTHKRNRMI, encoded by the exons ATGGAGGATAAAAAGGAGGAGGGGGAGTCGGAGATCCAGGAGCACGGCCCGGAGCATTGGTTCTCGAAATGGGAGAGGCAGTGCCTGGCCGAGGCCGACCAAGAGGAGACGAACGAGGAGGAGGCCGAGCAGAGTCCGCAGAAACTCTGGCATCTTTTTCAGAACTCGGCGACAGCAGTTGCACAGCTCTATAAAG ATCGGGTGTGTCAGCAGCAGGGACTCTCCCTTTGGGTGCCTTTTCAGAATGCTGCCACGGCTGTCACCAATCTCTATAAAG aaaGCGTGGAGGCTCATCAAAGGAGTTACGATTTAGGGATTCAAATTGGTTATCAACGAAGGAACAAGGATGTGTTGGCATGGGTGAAAAAGCGTAGGAGAACTATTCGTAGAGAGGACTTAATCAGCTTCCTGTGTGGGAAAGCTCCTCCTCCAAGGACTACTAGGGCTCCTCCAAGACTAACTGTAGTGTCACCAAATAGAGCACCTTCAACAGAAACAAGTTCATCTGTAGAGACTGATTTGCAGCCTTTTCGAGAAGCCATAGCCTTGCATG GTCTTAGTGGTGCAATGGCAAGTATAAGTGTGCGATCAAGTACACCAGGATCTCCTACACATGTAAGCAGTGGTTCTAATCCTAGCCGCAGAAGAAATGGACTTCACGATGTGGACTTAAACACTTTCATATCAGAGGAAATGGCACTCCATTTGGACAATGGTGGCACTAGGAAGCGGACCTCAGCCCAGTGTGATGTCATCATAGATTCACCAACTCATAAACGCAATCGAATGATCTGA